In the genome of Rhodoplanes sp. Z2-YC6860, one region contains:
- a CDS encoding Ldh family oxidoreductase — MTENKRYAIPAMIAFAREAFVAAGVPEADAAIAAKQFIEADLTGFDAHGIFRLAPYVAQLKSGRVKAKPNIKVLKRAPSTALVDGDDGIGHLVMTYATNLAIELARETGIGWVGARNSNHAGAAGIYAEMPVAHGMVGIYAAVSTVNHMGPWGGAEPMIGTNPIAVGIPAGKNAPVVLDIATSVSSFGTIRQRQVTGEPLQEGWVIHSKTGEPILDPKKVGEGVLLPIGEHKGAGLALIIGLLAGVLNGAAFGHDVVDALGPGNNPTNTGQFVIALDVSRFIAPEVFAAEMDRHLNDLRSSPTLPGFDKIRLPGEDRRKRRADRNANGVSLPATLIKQLDDLAANLKIEPLGTR; from the coding sequence ATGACTGAGAACAAGCGCTACGCCATTCCGGCGATGATCGCCTTTGCTCGCGAGGCATTTGTCGCGGCCGGTGTGCCCGAGGCCGATGCCGCGATCGCTGCGAAGCAGTTCATCGAGGCCGATCTTACCGGCTTCGACGCGCACGGCATCTTTCGCCTTGCTCCCTATGTGGCGCAACTCAAGTCGGGCCGCGTCAAGGCCAAGCCCAACATCAAGGTGCTGAAGCGCGCGCCTTCGACTGCGCTGGTCGATGGCGACGACGGCATTGGCCATCTGGTGATGACCTACGCCACCAATCTGGCGATCGAACTAGCCAGGGAGACCGGTATCGGCTGGGTCGGCGCGCGCAATTCCAATCACGCAGGCGCAGCTGGCATCTATGCCGAGATGCCGGTAGCTCACGGCATGGTCGGCATCTACGCGGCGGTGTCGACGGTCAACCACATGGGGCCGTGGGGCGGCGCCGAGCCGATGATCGGCACCAATCCGATTGCGGTCGGCATTCCGGCGGGCAAGAACGCACCGGTGGTGCTCGATATCGCCACGTCGGTGTCGTCGTTCGGCACCATCCGGCAGCGCCAGGTGACGGGCGAGCCGCTGCAAGAAGGCTGGGTCATCCACAGCAAGACCGGCGAGCCGATCCTCGATCCGAAGAAGGTCGGCGAAGGCGTGCTGCTGCCGATCGGCGAGCACAAGGGCGCGGGGCTCGCGCTGATCATCGGTCTGCTTGCAGGCGTGCTCAACGGCGCCGCGTTCGGTCATGACGTGGTCGACGCGCTGGGGCCAGGCAACAACCCGACCAACACCGGGCAGTTCGTCATAGCGCTCGACGTGTCGCGCTTCATCGCGCCGGAGGTGTTCGCAGCCGAAATGGATCGGCATCTGAACGATCTGCGCTCGTCGCCGACGCTGCCGGGCTTCGACAAAATCCGTCTGCCGGGCGAGGATCGCCGCAAGCGGCGTGCCGACCGGAACGCCAACGGCGTTTCACTGCCCGCGACCTTGATCAAGCAGCTCGACGATCTTGCCGCCAACCTCAAGATCGAGCCGCTGGGGACTCGCTAA
- a CDS encoding alpha/beta hydrolase: protein MSDTKITFQSMGRKLSGAVRVPDSVKPGEKRPAFIVMHGFGSNSSSSNVMEPCAMFEKLGYVTLRFDMPGCGESEGERGNLICLEQVQAASDGLTFLTKHPNVEADRIGLIGSSFGAAIAVYTIGVDSRVAASISSGGWGDGERKFRGQHPGAEAWKKFTDMLAEGKHHREKTGKSLMVPRYDIVPIPEHLRGHLAGNSIQMFTAETAQSMYDFRADDVIGKANGRPILLLHSSVDSVTPTEQSIEMFKRAGQPCDLHLFAETDHFMFAESNTRVRTVIYDWLEKYFPVQARAVAA from the coding sequence ATGTCCGACACCAAGATCACGTTTCAATCGATGGGCCGCAAGCTTTCGGGTGCGGTGCGGGTGCCGGACAGCGTGAAGCCCGGCGAGAAACGGCCGGCCTTCATCGTCATGCACGGCTTCGGCAGCAATTCGAGCTCGAGCAACGTCATGGAGCCCTGCGCCATGTTCGAAAAGCTCGGCTACGTGACGCTGCGCTTTGACATGCCGGGCTGCGGCGAAAGCGAAGGCGAGCGCGGCAATCTCATCTGCCTGGAGCAGGTGCAGGCGGCGAGCGACGGGCTCACGTTTCTGACCAAGCATCCGAACGTGGAGGCCGACCGGATCGGCCTGATCGGGTCGAGCTTCGGTGCTGCGATTGCGGTCTACACCATCGGCGTCGACAGCCGCGTCGCGGCGTCCATTTCGTCGGGCGGCTGGGGCGATGGCGAGCGCAAGTTCCGCGGTCAGCATCCGGGCGCCGAGGCGTGGAAGAAGTTCACCGACATGCTGGCGGAAGGAAAGCATCATCGCGAGAAGACCGGGAAGTCGCTGATGGTGCCGCGCTACGACATCGTGCCGATCCCCGAGCATCTGCGCGGTCATCTGGCCGGGAATTCCATCCAGATGTTCACCGCCGAGACGGCGCAGAGCATGTACGACTTCCGCGCCGACGATGTGATCGGCAAGGCCAACGGCCGGCCGATCCTGCTGCTGCATTCGTCGGTCGACTCGGTGACCCCGACCGAGCAGTCGATCGAGATGTTCAAGCGCGCGGGCCAGCCGTGCGACCTGCATCTCTTCGCCGAGACCGATCATTTCATGTTTGCCGAAAGCAACACGCGCGTGCGCACGGTGATCTATGACTGGCTGGAGAAGTATTTCCCGGTCCAGGCGCGGGCCGTCGCGGCGTAA
- a CDS encoding metal-sensitive transcriptional regulator: MQAEAKASVLKRLQRIEGQVRGLSRMVEEDRYCIDIVTQLSAIRAALRAAEDEVMRDHASHCIEHAIASGNKTEQRRKVAELMDVLARSAR, from the coding sequence ATGCAAGCAGAAGCCAAGGCGTCGGTCCTCAAAAGACTTCAGCGTATCGAAGGTCAGGTGCGCGGCCTGTCGCGCATGGTCGAGGAGGACCGCTACTGCATCGACATCGTGACGCAGTTGTCGGCGATACGAGCCGCACTGCGCGCAGCCGAGGATGAGGTGATGCGCGATCACGCCTCGCATTGCATCGAGCACGCGATCGCGAGCGGCAACAAGACCGAGCAACGCCGCAAGGTCGCCGAACTCATGGACGTGCTGGCGCGGTCGGCGCGTTAG
- a CDS encoding heavy metal translocating P-type ATPase, with product MTDHSHHHHHAGHDHTHHHASDGAKALDPVCGMTVDPAATPHQHNHHGETYYFCSGGCRTKFAADPNKYLSPRAAAEPMPEGTIYTCPMHPEVRQPGPGSCPICGMALEPEMPSADAGPNPELVDMTRRFWIGLALSVPVVMLEMGGHLFGWHGVIEPAASNWIQFALATPVVLWAGWPFFERGWQSLVTRNLNMFTLIALGTGVAWLYSVVATVAPFAFPPAFRDAHGVVAVYFEAAAVITVLVLLGQLLELRAREQTSGAIRALLDLAPKIARRVDADGTDQEVPLDTVAVGDLLRVRPGEKVPVDGVLTEGHSTLDESMVTGESMPVTKDIGGNVMAGTINRSGGFVMRAEKVGRDTLLSQIVQMVATAQRSRAPIQKLADRVAGWFVPTVIAVAALAFAAWALYGPEPRLTFGLIAAVTVLIIACPCALGLATPMSIMVGVGRGAEAGVLIKNAEALERMEKVDTLVVDKTGTLTEGRPKVAALATVEGVDEIQMLRFAASVERSSEHPLARAIVEAASERKIELAPVRGFDSPTGKGAIGMVERRRVALGNANFLSELGITTDALQAWAEQQRRDGATAIFAAIDGKLAGAIAIADPVKASTPEALAALKASGIHIVMLTGDNRTTAEAVARRLGITEVEAEVLPDGKSAVIDKLKRAGRVVAMAGDGVNDAPALAAADVGIAMGSGTDVAMESAGVTLLKGDLNGIVKALALSKAAMRNIRQNLFFAFIYNAAGVPIAAGVLYPVFGILLSPIVGALAMALSSVSVIGNALRLRIVKLD from the coding sequence ATGACAGACCATTCCCACCACCATCACCACGCCGGTCACGACCACACGCACCATCACGCTTCGGACGGCGCAAAAGCCTTGGACCCGGTCTGCGGCATGACCGTCGATCCGGCGGCCACGCCGCATCAGCACAATCATCACGGCGAGACCTATTACTTCTGCTCCGGCGGTTGCCGGACCAAGTTCGCCGCCGATCCAAACAAATATCTGAGCCCGCGCGCTGCCGCCGAACCGATGCCGGAGGGCACGATCTACACCTGCCCGATGCATCCCGAGGTGCGGCAGCCCGGCCCGGGCTCCTGCCCGATCTGCGGCATGGCGCTGGAGCCTGAGATGCCGAGTGCCGACGCGGGTCCCAATCCCGAGCTGGTCGACATGACGCGGCGGTTTTGGATCGGCCTGGCACTCTCGGTTCCGGTGGTGATGCTCGAGATGGGCGGCCATCTGTTCGGCTGGCATGGGGTCATTGAACCTGCGGCGTCGAACTGGATTCAGTTCGCACTCGCGACGCCCGTGGTGCTGTGGGCCGGCTGGCCGTTCTTCGAACGCGGCTGGCAATCGCTCGTGACGCGCAACCTCAACATGTTCACGCTGATCGCGCTCGGCACCGGCGTGGCGTGGCTCTACAGCGTGGTCGCGACGGTCGCGCCGTTTGCATTTCCACCGGCGTTCCGCGACGCCCATGGCGTGGTCGCGGTGTACTTCGAAGCAGCCGCCGTGATCACCGTGCTGGTGCTGCTCGGCCAGCTCCTCGAACTGCGGGCGCGCGAACAGACCTCCGGCGCGATCCGCGCGCTGCTCGATCTCGCGCCGAAGATCGCACGCCGCGTCGATGCTGACGGCACGGACCAGGAGGTGCCGCTCGACACTGTTGCCGTGGGCGACCTGTTGCGCGTACGGCCCGGCGAAAAAGTCCCGGTCGACGGCGTGCTGACCGAAGGCCATTCGACGCTCGATGAATCGATGGTCACCGGCGAGTCCATGCCGGTGACCAAAGACATCGGCGGGAACGTCATGGCCGGCACCATCAACCGCAGCGGCGGTTTCGTGATGCGCGCCGAGAAGGTCGGCCGCGATACGCTGCTGTCGCAGATCGTCCAGATGGTGGCGACGGCGCAGCGCTCACGCGCGCCAATCCAGAAGCTCGCCGATCGCGTCGCGGGCTGGTTCGTGCCGACGGTGATAGCGGTCGCCGCGCTGGCCTTTGCGGCCTGGGCGCTGTACGGCCCCGAACCGCGATTGACCTTCGGGCTGATCGCCGCCGTCACGGTGCTGATCATCGCCTGCCCCTGTGCGCTTGGCCTTGCGACGCCGATGTCGATCATGGTCGGTGTCGGCCGCGGCGCCGAGGCCGGCGTCCTGATCAAGAACGCCGAAGCGCTGGAGCGGATGGAGAAGGTCGACACGCTGGTGGTCGACAAGACCGGGACGCTGACCGAAGGCCGCCCGAAGGTCGCGGCGCTGGCCACGGTCGAGGGTGTCGACGAAATACAGATGCTGCGCTTCGCGGCGAGCGTCGAGCGCTCCAGCGAACATCCGCTGGCCCGTGCCATCGTCGAGGCGGCAAGCGAACGCAAGATCGAGCTCGCACCGGTGCGTGGCTTCGACTCGCCGACCGGCAAGGGCGCCATCGGCATGGTCGAGCGCCGCCGCGTCGCGCTGGGCAACGCCAACTTCCTGAGCGAACTCGGCATCACGACCGATGCGCTGCAAGCCTGGGCCGAGCAGCAGCGCCGCGACGGGGCGACCGCGATCTTCGCCGCGATCGACGGCAAGCTTGCGGGCGCCATCGCGATCGCCGATCCGGTGAAGGCCAGCACCCCGGAGGCGCTCGCCGCGCTGAAGGCCAGCGGCATCCACATCGTCATGCTGACTGGCGATAACCGCACCACCGCCGAAGCCGTGGCACGCAGGCTCGGTATCACTGAGGTCGAGGCCGAGGTGCTGCCTGACGGCAAGAGCGCCGTCATCGACAAGCTCAAGCGCGCGGGCCGCGTCGTCGCCATGGCCGGCGACGGCGTCAACGACGCACCCGCGCTCGCGGCCGCCGATGTCGGCATCGCCATGGGCAGCGGCACCGACGTCGCGATGGAAAGCGCCGGCGTCACGCTGCTCAAAGGCGATCTCAACGGCATCGTCAAGGCGCTCGCGCTGTCGAAGGCCGCGATGCGCAACATCCGGCAGAATCTGTTTTTCGCCTTCATCTACAACGCGGCCGGCGTGCCGATCGCGGCGGGCGTGCTCTATCCGGTGTTCGGCATTCTGCTTTCGCCAATCGTCGGCGCGCTGGCCATGGCGCTGTCGTCGGTGAGCGTGATCGGCAACGCGCTGCGCCTGCGCATCGTCAAGCTCGACTAG